The genomic DNA GCTGTGGCAGATAAAGACGTAGTGTTTATGGGGAGCAATGGTCGTTTTTGTAGGGGTAGAAGTGACAGACAGACTTTGGAGAATTTGAAATGGGTCTTCAAGTTTAGGGTTGCAAATATCGATGGGCTTTAGGTCAGACAAATGGCATCAGCAGTCTGGAGGTGTGGAGTTGGGTAGTAGAAGGTAAAAGCTGGAAGTGTAGGTTGGAGCCATTCTGGAGAGCTTCTGGGGCAAAAGCTATTTGAGGAACTGTTTCGAGCTGTGTCGTACAGAGGATTAAGCTGGCAAGGATTTGAAGAACGGGCTGAAAAAGGCTACTGACTTGACAGGAAATGAATGAAGTTAAAGTGGCACATGGGGTGGGAACAGAAAAGGACAGTTGGAGAAACTGAGGACCTAACAAAGGGGGTGGATCTATGGGATAAAGGGGACTGGAAACTGCTTTGCGTGACAGAGGCTGACAGGAGCTGACGCGGGCTTGTGCCTACAGGGTCTCATGGCGTTGATCTACTTGTGTGTGGAGGACATCTTTCAGCTCATTAACTACTACAGCTTCAGCTACTGGTTCTTCGTGGGGCTCTCTATCATGGGCCAGCTTTATCTGCGCTGGAAGGAGCCCGATAGGCCTCGTCCTCTCAAGGTagctccttcccaccccaccttTGCTGTACCTACTCCAGGGATTCTGATACCTTCTCAGAAACCTTGGCCCAGAACTGTGGGTGGTACTCACTGAaatgaaggggatgacaggaagGCTCAGCACTCTGCTCTACAGAAGTGGGGGGTTATCGTGGCTGTCCACCCTGACCTGTTTAACCTCTTGTTTCTTCTGGGCCCTTAGCTCAGCCTGTTCTTCCCCGTTGTCTTCTGCCTCTGCACCATCTTCCTGGTGGTTGTTCCACTCTACAGTGATACTGTCAACTCTCTCATCGGCATTGGCATTGCTCTCTCAGGCTTGCCCTTTTACTTCTTCATCATCAGAGTGCCAGAACACAAACGACCTCTTTGCCTCCGGAGGACTGTGGGTAAGCCTTGGATCCTCAAGTCAGCTCAGCTATTGTACAGCTTagggttgggtttttttgttttcttcttctgcaaCTCTTAATCTCCCAAGCCACCTCTGCCATAGCCCCTGTTGTTGAGGTTTAACTGAAATTGTCCCCTTGGGCCCAGCCCCATTCAGTGCCACTTGGACTCAGTCCAGTTGACTTCTCAATTGACTCAAACCTCTCTTTGTAGCTTCTGTCACGTGGTACCTCCAGGTCCTATGTATGTCAGTTGCTGCAGAGATGGATTTGGAAGATGGAGGAGAGCAGTACAAGCAACAGGATCCCAAGTCTAAATAACCACAAGAAATTTCAAGATGTGGAAAGCAGAGGCTTGTATCTCCTGCTGGCTGGAGGCAAGGAAGTTGAAAAGGAAAGCTCACTTCTTTGGAGGCACCTGTCCAGAAGCCTCTTAGGCAGCTTCAGCAACCTCTGAACTTGCTTTCTGAGAGATGGAGagtaatttatttgttttgctaCATATCATTACAGGTTTCTTTTAAAGGGACATAAAGCAGACTGTGATGGGAAGCATGCTAGGTGTGAGCTTGGATGTTCCAGTGGCAGGTTCCCATGTGTTACGATATCCACTCACCTCCAGTGGATATCACTGCCCACTCCTCTTCCACTGGAAAATCCATCAGTGCTTTAACTTCCTGTCTCCTTTAGAGACATGAAACTGTCACAGGTGCTAGACAATAAAAGGGTATGCTTCTGAACTCTGAGTGGCttcatcatttttatataatgtcTTACGGATAGTTTCCATGAGCCAGGCAGGGAGACTAAAAACAATCTTATGTTAGAAAGAATCTGAGCATTTCTTCCCTCTTAAGCCAGCTGCTGAAGGCTGATGCAACCAGCCTCTACACGAGAAAACCTATGCTGCTGTAGCAAAATGCTAGGTTATTTGATGAAAGCTGTATCAACTTCTGTTTCTCTTATCACTAAGAACTTGAGCACATCTACTTCTTGAAGGATATTTTATAAGTAATCTTGGGATAAGTGAATGTGGTTCCTCCATATACATTCGCCACTTATCAGGCACACACCTCTGACTACAAGGCAAATATGGGCGTGCAACACATCTAGCCCTTAACGCCAGGTTACAACACTGAGATGCCTCCTAAGACTGCGGGCCAGCAAGAGCAATCATCACCCAAGCTATTCTTTCTGAAGCACACAATCCATGTCCCTTTTTAGTAAGTGTTAGGAAGCAGTGTGTAGCACAGAGGTTTACTAACTCTGCGGATGGGAAGACCACCTGGCTCCCAGGGTTCTTTCACACTTAGGTGGAAGAGTCTGTAGTggaatccaattttaaaatgaacatcaACATGTCCCACAGTTTCTAGGTCTGGTGCAAAGACCCAGCATGAAATCATGTTCGAAGGCTGAGTCTCTGAAGAGACAGAGTTCCTGCCAGTGTGAGCAGGCCGCAGAGGTCAGCCAAGCGTGTCACGCCAGGGCTGCTTTGACTTtgctttgttgctgctgctgctgctgggggtgTTGGGAGGGTCATTCTTTCCATGCTGCAACAGAGGGTTGTGGGCAAACGTCTGTCGTAACGGAcctgaggaagaagagaaaacaaatccTGATGAacgaagaaaaggaagaaacaaatgaCAGAATTTAGCCCGCAAGGGTTATTTACCCCTGGCAGCGAGCTCCAAGTGGTTCTGCATACGCCGTTCCCGCTCCTGTAGCTGATGGGCCATTTCGGCATTCTTCCAGCCTGTGTAAAGGGGAGCAAGACCATTGGTCCTGCACCCATTTCGAGACCACGTTCCCCCTGTCCTTGTCACAGAGGACGGGCCCTTACCTTGTTTGAAGCTCTTTATGAAGCCTTCCCGTGGAGGTAACTTGTCTGGGTCGTGCACAACACGTTGGGGAATTTTCAGTACAGTGCGTACAGCAGGAATACGGAGACAGGCCACTTGGCCCAGGGAAAACATGTTGGAGGAGAGCCAGTACATGAACACTGCCTGGATGAGAAGAGAAGGCACTCAGAAGCTGCGTCTCTGGGCAGCTTGCCAGGAGACTTGGAGCCAGCCCCTAAGCCATCACCTACCGTGGGGAAATGGATAGTTATGGGCAAGACTGCCAGGGGCATTAGTCTGATAAAATTTCTCATCCACTGAAGGTCAGAACTTTGCATGCCAGTTTCAGCACctaactggggaaaaaaagaaaaggcaagggaagaaCATGCATTTGACAAGCAACATGTCCCACACAAGCAAATGCATGTCGTTGATCCTGGCTCAGATCTCTTACCCATCAGTTCTGTCTCTCCAGGGAGCGAAGGATGACCATTCTACACAACTGCTTTCCTTTCACTCCCCACTCTGCAGGACAGGCACTTGGCGAACCCGGGCTTACCTCAAGGACACCCCACATCGTAGCTGTGACCACCAGAGGTAATACGTAGATGGGGTCAGATAGAGTGAGATCCTGGAACCACCAGAGACCACCTGTCTGCAGGCTGGGCACAGGAAGGTTGGCCATTTCTCTCAAGGCAATGAAGAAGGAGATGAAGATCGGGGCCTGTGACACAGGATAAACAGCGTCAGGACCCTTTAACAGAGGGGACATTTTAATTACTCCGTTATTGAAACCCATAATGGGTTTATGCAGCATAATATTACCACCAACCTGCTTGTAGGGTCTAGGGTATGGGAAACAGAGGAGataatctgatttttaatttttgttgttgtttttcttaatcTGATTGTTTCTGAAGTTAGAGGGGAAATGTTTTTTGCTCACCTGAGTCAGTGGTAGAATGAGAGGTCTAAAGAGTTTAATGTCATGTTTTTTCTGGTAGAATGTCATCTCCGAGGAGGCCCTGTAAACTGGGAAGGGAGCAGAAAGTAATGGTTGGGCTAACAGCTAGGTTGGTGGAGGTGACCATCCTCATAACCTGGCCCATGAGTCAAATCTAACTGACCCTGGCCAGGCACTGGAAGCATGAGGCCCAAGAAGCAGGTATATCTTAGAACTCGCCCAACTGTAGTAACTCCCAATTTGAGTTGTTCTCCCTCCTACCCACTGCCCCATCCCCGCCCCCAGCTGTAT from Ovis aries strain OAR_USU_Benz2616 breed Rambouillet chromosome 7, ARS-UI_Ramb_v3.0, whole genome shotgun sequence includes the following:
- the OXA1L gene encoding mitochondrial inner membrane protein OXA1L isoform X1, encoding MALALMCGRRQLLRLLGPRRQFHSVAGPCQWPRKPLTAGLGFPADRCRGHPRYVLLMAPGPRGLSTSAVSFGEAQVPAPPIIPATPPPTAVPEVASGEAADIIQAAAEQSFAELGLGSYTPVGLIQNLLEFMHVNLGLPWWGAIAACTVLARCLVFPLIVKGQREAAKIHNHLPEIQKFSARIREAKLTGNHTEFYRASSEMTFYQKKHDIKLFRPLILPLTQAPIFISFFIALREMANLPVPSLQTGGLWWFQDLTLSDPIYVLPLVVTATMWGVLELGAETGMQSSDLQWMRNFIRLMPLAVLPITIHFPTAVFMYWLSSNMFSLGQVACLRIPAVRTVLKIPQRVVHDPDKLPPREGFIKSFKQGWKNAEMAHQLQERERRMQNHLELAARGPLRQTFAHNPLLQHGKNDPPNTPSSSSSNKAKSKQPWRDTLG
- the OXA1L gene encoding mitochondrial inner membrane protein OXA1L isoform X3 gives rise to the protein MALALMCGRRQLLRLLGPRRQFHSVAGPCQWPRKPLTAGLGFPADRCRGHPRYVLLMAPGPRGLSTSAVSFGEAQVPAPPIIPATPPPTAVPEVASGEAADIIQAAAEQSFAELGLGSYTPVGLIQNLLEFMHVNLGLPWWGAIAACTVLARCLVFPLIVKGQREAAKIHNHLPEIQKFSARIREAKLTGNHTEFYRASSEMTFYQKKHDIKLFRPLILPLTQAPIFISFFIALREMANLPVPSLQTGGLWWFQDLTLSDPIYVLPLVVTATMWGVLELGAETGMQSSDLQWMRNFIRLMPLAVLPITIHFPTAVFMYWLSSNMFSLGQVACLRIPAVRTVLKIPQRVVHDPDKLPPREGFIKSFKQGPLRQTFAHNPLLQHGKNDPPNTPSSSSSNKAKSKQPWRDTLG
- the OXA1L gene encoding mitochondrial inner membrane protein OXA1L isoform X2, whose product is MMLKLKLQYFGHLMRSVDSLEKTLMPGGIGGKRRRGRQRMRWLDVITDSMDVPAPPIIPATPPPTAVPEVASGEAADIIQAAAEQSFAELGLGSYTPVGLIQNLLEFMHVNLGLPWWGAIAACTVLARCLVFPLIVKGQREAAKIHNHLPEIQKFSARIREAKLTGNHTEFYRASSEMTFYQKKHDIKLFRPLILPLTQAPIFISFFIALREMANLPVPSLQTGGLWWFQDLTLSDPIYVLPLVVTATMWGVLELGAETGMQSSDLQWMRNFIRLMPLAVLPITIHFPTAVFMYWLSSNMFSLGQVACLRIPAVRTVLKIPQRVVHDPDKLPPREGFIKSFKQGWKNAEMAHQLQERERRMQNHLELAARGPLRQTFAHNPLLQHGKNDPPNTPSSSSSNKAKSKQPWRDTLG